The Achromobacter pestifer genome includes a region encoding these proteins:
- a CDS encoding SecDF P1 head subdomain-containing protein, with protein MPSMRQLARAAALAALLPCAAYAETVVLQVARATAGADPQTSARTVDVELKPESRQALADFTRDRVGKRIQLRSGGVLLSSATLRSPLEGDSFRITAGEHGFAGKSAEEIAQSIMKSGGLTVDDENTTQ; from the coding sequence ATGCCATCAATGAGACAACTCGCCCGCGCGGCCGCGCTTGCCGCCTTGCTGCCCTGCGCGGCCTATGCCGAAACCGTCGTGCTGCAGGTGGCGCGGGCCACCGCCGGGGCCGACCCGCAGACCTCAGCCAGGACAGTGGATGTCGAGCTGAAACCGGAAAGCCGCCAGGCCCTGGCCGACTTCACGCGCGACCGCGTGGGCAAGCGCATCCAGCTGCGTTCGGGCGGCGTGCTGTTGTCCTCCGCCACACTGCGGAGCCCGCTGGAAGGCGACAGCTTCCGCATCACCGCGGGCGAACATGGCTTTGCCGGCAAGTCCGCCGAAGAGATCGCCCAGAGCATCATGAAAAGCGGCGGGCTGACGGTGGACGACGAAAACACCACCCAATAG